From a region of the Mycobacterium intracellulare ATCC 13950 genome:
- a CDS encoding ABC transporter substrate-binding protein gives MSTRRHTALLLAAIALLLPACVSRQQAAGPGAVPDRVPLSQLADLTLKVGDQKSVGTEAMLRAAGELQNLPYRIEFSTFTSGPPMVEAAAAGKIDFAITGDTPPIFGAVANARIKVVSAFDGGGPGDQILVHADSPIHSVTDLRGKTIALAKGSSAHANVLDQLDKAGLKPDDVHLVFLQPADALSGFRNGQVDAWAVWDPYTAQAEQQLPVRGLVTRKYKYSFGIASDQTLADAKRNTALADLLARYTRAAVWAREHPQEWAAQYAGSAGIDPAVAAVAQGRTLRQPIPLDDTVIDAEQRLTDLLAAAGQIKSAPRFGNWVDRRFAATAAETH, from the coding sequence ATGTCGACACGACGCCATACCGCGCTACTGCTGGCTGCCATCGCTCTGCTGCTGCCGGCGTGCGTCTCCCGCCAACAGGCCGCCGGCCCCGGCGCGGTGCCGGACCGAGTTCCGCTGTCACAGCTGGCCGACCTGACTCTCAAGGTCGGCGATCAAAAGAGCGTTGGCACCGAAGCCATGCTGAGGGCCGCCGGCGAGCTGCAGAACCTTCCGTACCGGATCGAATTCTCCACCTTCACCTCGGGACCACCGATGGTCGAGGCCGCCGCCGCCGGCAAGATCGATTTCGCCATCACCGGTGACACCCCACCGATTTTCGGCGCGGTCGCCAACGCCCGCATCAAGGTGGTGTCCGCATTCGACGGTGGGGGCCCCGGCGATCAGATTCTGGTTCACGCCGATTCGCCTATTCACTCCGTCACCGACCTGCGAGGCAAAACCATCGCGCTGGCCAAGGGCAGTTCGGCGCACGCCAATGTGCTTGATCAGCTCGACAAGGCCGGACTCAAACCCGACGACGTCCACCTGGTGTTCCTGCAACCGGCCGACGCCCTGTCGGGATTCCGCAATGGCCAGGTCGACGCGTGGGCCGTGTGGGATCCCTATACCGCGCAGGCCGAACAGCAACTCCCGGTGCGGGGCCTGGTCACACGCAAGTACAAGTACTCGTTCGGGATCGCCTCCGACCAAACGCTGGCCGACGCCAAACGGAACACCGCCCTGGCGGATCTGCTGGCGCGATACACCCGAGCCGCGGTCTGGGCGCGCGAGCACCCGCAGGAGTGGGCCGCTCAGTACGCCGGGTCCGCCGGCATCGACCCCGCCGTCGCCGCCGTCGCGCAGGGGCGCACTCTGCGACAGCCGATCCCCCTCGACGACACCGTGATTGACGCCGAACAGCGCCTCACCGACCTACTGGCGGCGGCGGGCCAGATCAAGTCCGCACCGCGCTTCGGCAACTGGGTGGATCGTCGCTTTGCCGCCACCGCCGCCGAAACTCACTGA
- a CDS encoding DUF2613 domain-containing protein, producing MNRIVAPAAASVVVGLLLGAAAIFGITLMVQQDTKPPLPGGDPQSSVLNRVEYGNRS from the coding sequence ATGAACCGGATCGTTGCGCCCGCGGCAGCGAGCGTTGTGGTTGGCCTGTTGCTCGGCGCGGCCGCGATCTTCGGGATCACGTTGATGGTCCAGCAAGACACGAAGCCGCCACTCCCCGGGGGCGATCCGCAGTCGTCAGTGCTCAACCGGGTCGAGTACGGCAACCGTAGCTAG
- a CDS encoding PPE family protein yields the protein MVFTDFAALPPEVISTQLYAGPGAAPMLSAAAAWQALAAELHSTASSYGAAISELIGEDWQGPSSDSMASAAAPYVNWISTTAGLAEQTAAQAQAAASAYEAALASVVPPALIADNRTQLAALQATNLLGQNGAAIAATEAEYAQMWSQDVTAMFGYAAASQSAGELAPFEQAPAVSKDTGSAAQASTTAAAASSSSSSWMQQLQDYVNSLTTGYTQSWQKLIEGMTGSKEVAPLWEALFSSVKGVGGQATWTNVVGASGGLGVSEWKGAFVYAPWSAGLPKASLGAGLASPGGLGAGVPVRPVSAVLGTAPTVGKLSVPSSWATAAPAIRLASTALPATSAAAAAAAGFPAELVNDATLGSLAGGALGGPAARVINTTTGIQTRAIAGQRRTQPVKLDRIIAQLQEMPDQVQHWNVDEAGLDDLVAQLRTTPGVHAVHVNDEPTPAAAHPESQLG from the coding sequence ATGGTTTTCACCGATTTCGCAGCGCTCCCACCAGAGGTCATCTCCACCCAGCTCTACGCCGGCCCCGGCGCGGCGCCCATGCTGTCGGCGGCCGCCGCATGGCAGGCGCTGGCCGCCGAATTGCATTCCACCGCATCCTCGTACGGCGCGGCGATCTCCGAACTCATCGGCGAGGACTGGCAGGGCCCGTCGTCGGACTCCATGGCGTCCGCCGCGGCACCGTACGTGAACTGGATCTCGACCACGGCGGGCCTCGCTGAGCAGACTGCCGCCCAAGCCCAGGCCGCGGCCAGTGCCTATGAGGCCGCGCTGGCCTCCGTCGTCCCGCCCGCGCTGATCGCCGACAACCGCACCCAGCTGGCAGCGCTGCAGGCGACCAACCTGTTGGGGCAAAACGGCGCGGCGATCGCGGCCACCGAAGCCGAATACGCCCAGATGTGGTCCCAAGACGTCACCGCGATGTTCGGCTACGCCGCCGCCTCCCAGTCCGCCGGGGAGCTGGCGCCGTTCGAGCAGGCACCCGCTGTCAGCAAGGACACCGGGTCGGCGGCTCAGGCGAGCACCACGGCCGCCGCGGCGTCGAGCTCGTCGTCCTCGTGGATGCAACAGCTGCAGGACTACGTCAACTCGCTTACCACGGGATACACCCAATCGTGGCAGAAGCTGATCGAGGGCATGACCGGCAGTAAGGAGGTCGCGCCGCTGTGGGAGGCGCTGTTTTCCAGCGTCAAGGGCGTCGGCGGGCAGGCCACCTGGACCAACGTCGTCGGCGCCAGTGGCGGCCTGGGCGTCTCGGAATGGAAGGGGGCCTTCGTCTACGCCCCCTGGAGCGCCGGCTTGCCCAAAGCGTCGCTGGGCGCGGGTCTGGCCTCCCCCGGAGGCCTTGGCGCCGGCGTCCCGGTGCGTCCCGTATCGGCGGTGCTGGGCACCGCGCCGACCGTGGGAAAGCTGTCGGTGCCCTCGAGCTGGGCCACCGCCGCCCCCGCCATCCGGCTGGCCTCCACCGCACTGCCGGCCACCAGCGCGGCCGCGGCCGCCGCGGCGGGTTTCCCGGCCGAGCTGGTCAACGACGCCACCCTGGGCAGCCTGGCCGGCGGTGCACTCGGCGGCCCCGCCGCCCGCGTCATCAACACCACCACCGGGATCCAGACCCGCGCGATCGCCGGCCAGCGCCGCACCCAACCGGTCAAACTCGACCGCATCATCGCCCAACTACAAGAAATGCCCGACCAGGTGCAGCACTGGAACGTCGACGAGGCCGGCCTCGACGACCTGGTCGCCCAACTCAGAACCACACCCGGCGTGCACGCCGTGCACGTCAACGACGAACCGACGCCCGCCGCCGCACACCCCGAATCCCAGCTGGGATAA
- a CDS encoding DUF3367 domain-containing protein → MSRRWLWLVGAIALALTFAQSPGRISPDTKLDLTANPLRFLARATNLWNSELPFGQAQNQAYGYLFPHGTFFLIGHALGVPGWITQRLWWALLLTAGFWGLMRVAEALRIGSPASRVIAAVAFALSPRVLTTLGSISSETLPMMLAPWVLLPTILALRASTDRSVRALAARAGLAVALMGAVNAIATLAGCLPAVIWWACHRPNRRWWRYTGWWLLALLLATLWWVVALVMLRAISPPFLDFIESSGVTTQWSSLTEMLRGTDSWTPYVAPNATAGAPLVTGSAAILGTCLVAAAGLAGLASAAMPARGRLVTMLLVGAVLMAVGYSGGLGSPVAHAVQAFLDAGGAPLRNVHKLGSVIGIPVALGIAHLLGRIPLPGAAPTPVWLRAFAHPERDRRVAAAMVVLTALMVSTSLAWTGRLAPPGTFTAIPPYWHEAADWLTEHNTGAPTPGRVLVVPGAPFATQVWGTSHDEPLQVLGSSPWGVRDSIPLTPPQTIRALDSVQRLFAAGRPSAGLADTLARQGISYLAVRNDLDPDTSRSARPILVHRAVDGSPGLRKVAQFGAPVGPGTLSGFVADSGLRPRYPAVEIYRVTGGGDVSDPATPYLVDADRLARVDGGPEALLRLDERRRLLGQPPLGPALLTADAGAAGLPLAPGAGVTVTDTPVARETDYGRVDQHSSAIRAPGDARHTYNRVPDYPVPGAEPVAGAWTGGRITVSSSSSDSTAMPDVAPATSPAAAIDGDSATAWVSNSLQAAVGQWMRIDFDHPVTNAAITLTPSATAVGAQVRRILIETATGSTTLRFDEPGKPLAAALPYGETPWVRITAAGTDDGSAGVQFGITDLTITQYDASGFAHQVDLRHTVRVPGPPPGAPIAGWDLGSELLGRPGCAPAPDTVRCAPSMALTPEEPVNFSRTLTVPAPVLVTPTVWVRPRQGPKLAALIAEPNATVAQGDSDAVDVLGSAYAGTDGDPATAWTAPQRVVQHKTPPTLTLRLPRPTEVTGLRLVPSRAALPVRPTMVAVNLGDGPQVAAVKADSGGAQTLALKPRVTDTVTLSLLDWDDVIDRNALGFDQLKPPGLAEVAALGADGNAIAPADAARNRGREISLGCDRGPVIAVAGRFVHTAIHTTVGAILDDQPLAAVPCDRDPIALPAGDQELLISPGAQFVVDGAQLSTSRAPESARAERLSSWRAWGPARREVQAPPSATPRVMVIPESINPGWVARTGSGARLTPIAVNGWQQGWVVPAGDPGTITLTFASNPLYGAGLVVGLALLPLLALLAFWRTRTRDAGAPTQPWRPGAWAAVPALAAGALIAGAGGVVVMGAALGLRYALRARRWERLALVGSAGGLIVAGAALSRQPWRSADGYAGHSANVQLLALVSLAVLTASVIVMPDRERRPGDE, encoded by the coding sequence GTGTCGCGCCGCTGGTTGTGGTTGGTCGGCGCGATCGCGCTGGCGTTGACGTTCGCCCAGTCGCCGGGGCGGATCTCCCCCGACACGAAACTCGACCTGACCGCCAACCCCCTGCGATTTTTGGCGCGCGCGACCAACCTGTGGAACAGCGAGCTGCCGTTCGGGCAGGCGCAGAATCAGGCCTACGGCTACCTGTTTCCGCACGGCACCTTTTTCCTGATCGGTCACGCGCTGGGCGTGCCCGGCTGGATCACTCAGCGGCTGTGGTGGGCGCTGCTGCTCACAGCGGGCTTCTGGGGGCTGATGCGCGTCGCCGAGGCGCTGCGGATCGGCAGCCCGGCGTCGCGGGTGATCGCCGCGGTCGCGTTCGCGCTGTCGCCGCGGGTGCTGACCACCCTCGGATCGATCTCGTCGGAAACCTTGCCGATGATGCTGGCGCCCTGGGTGTTGCTGCCCACGATCCTCGCGTTGCGGGCGTCGACGGATCGGTCCGTGCGAGCGCTGGCCGCCCGGGCGGGCCTGGCCGTCGCGCTGATGGGCGCGGTCAACGCCATCGCGACACTGGCCGGCTGCCTGCCCGCGGTGATCTGGTGGGCATGCCACCGACCGAACCGGCGGTGGTGGCGTTACACCGGGTGGTGGCTGCTGGCGCTGCTGCTAGCCACGCTGTGGTGGGTGGTGGCGCTGGTGATGCTGCGCGCCATCAGCCCGCCGTTCCTGGACTTCATCGAATCCTCCGGCGTGACAACGCAATGGTCGTCACTGACCGAGATGTTGCGCGGGACCGACAGCTGGACCCCGTACGTGGCGCCCAACGCCACCGCGGGCGCCCCGCTGGTGACGGGGTCGGCGGCCATCCTGGGCACCTGCCTGGTCGCCGCGGCCGGGCTGGCGGGGCTGGCCTCGGCCGCCATGCCGGCGCGTGGCCGCCTGGTCACGATGCTGTTGGTCGGGGCGGTCTTGATGGCCGTCGGCTACAGCGGCGGGCTGGGCTCTCCGGTGGCGCACGCGGTGCAGGCCTTCCTGGACGCCGGCGGCGCCCCGTTGCGCAACGTGCACAAGCTGGGGTCGGTGATCGGCATCCCGGTGGCGCTGGGCATCGCCCACCTGCTGGGCCGGATACCGCTGCCGGGCGCCGCCCCGACGCCGGTGTGGCTGCGCGCGTTCGCCCACCCGGAGCGCGACAGGCGGGTGGCGGCCGCGATGGTGGTCCTGACGGCGCTGATGGTCAGCACCTCGCTGGCGTGGACCGGTCGGCTGGCGCCGCCGGGGACGTTCACCGCCATCCCGCCGTATTGGCATGAGGCCGCCGACTGGCTCACCGAGCACAACACGGGCGCCCCCACACCCGGGCGGGTGCTCGTCGTGCCGGGGGCGCCGTTCGCCACGCAGGTGTGGGGCACCAGCCACGACGAGCCGCTGCAGGTGCTGGGCAGCAGCCCGTGGGGGGTGCGCGATTCGATCCCGCTGACCCCGCCGCAGACCATCCGGGCGCTGGATTCGGTTCAGCGCCTGTTCGCCGCCGGCCGGCCCTCGGCGGGATTGGCCGATACCCTTGCGCGCCAAGGCATTTCCTACCTTGCGGTGCGCAACGACCTGGATCCCGACACGTCGCGCTCGGCGCGCCCGATCCTGGTGCACCGCGCCGTGGACGGCTCGCCGGGGCTGCGGAAGGTGGCGCAGTTCGGCGCCCCGGTGGGGCCCGGCACGCTGTCCGGCTTCGTCGCCGACAGCGGGTTGCGGCCGCGCTACCCAGCGGTCGAGATCTACCGGGTCACCGGCGGCGGTGACGTCAGCGACCCCGCCACGCCCTACCTCGTCGACGCCGACCGGCTGGCCCGCGTCGACGGCGGCCCGGAAGCGTTGCTGCGCCTGGACGAACGGCGGCGGCTGCTGGGCCAGCCGCCACTCGGCCCGGCGCTGCTGACCGCCGACGCGGGCGCCGCCGGGCTGCCGCTGGCGCCGGGAGCCGGCGTGACCGTCACCGACACCCCGGTCGCCCGGGAGACGGATTACGGTCGGGTGGACCAACATTCGTCGGCGATCCGGGCCCCCGGCGACGCGCGGCACACCTACAACCGGGTGCCGGACTATCCCGTCCCGGGCGCGGAGCCGGTGGCCGGCGCGTGGACCGGCGGGCGGATCACCGTGTCGAGCTCGTCGTCGGATTCCACCGCCATGCCCGACGTCGCCCCGGCGACCTCCCCGGCCGCCGCGATCGACGGGGACTCCGCGACCGCCTGGGTGTCCAACTCGCTGCAGGCCGCCGTCGGCCAGTGGATGCGGATCGATTTCGACCACCCCGTGACGAATGCGGCAATCACGTTGACCCCCAGTGCAACCGCCGTCGGCGCCCAGGTCCGCCGCATCCTGATCGAAACCGCCACCGGCAGCACCACGCTGCGGTTCGACGAACCGGGCAAGCCGCTCGCCGCGGCGCTCCCCTACGGTGAAACGCCGTGGGTGCGGATCACCGCCGCGGGCACCGATGACGGGTCCGCCGGCGTGCAATTCGGCATCACCGACCTGACGATCACCCAGTACGACGCGTCCGGGTTCGCCCACCAGGTCGACCTGCGGCACACCGTGCGGGTGCCCGGGCCGCCCCCCGGCGCCCCGATCGCAGGGTGGGACCTGGGCTCGGAACTGCTCGGCAGGCCCGGCTGCGCCCCGGCGCCCGACACCGTGCGCTGCGCGCCGTCGATGGCGCTGACCCCGGAGGAGCCGGTCAACTTCAGCCGGACGTTGACCGTGCCGGCGCCGGTGTTGGTGACCCCGACGGTGTGGGTGCGGCCCCGGCAGGGCCCGAAGCTGGCCGCCCTGATCGCCGAGCCCAATGCGACTGTCGCCCAGGGTGATTCGGATGCAGTCGATGTGCTGGGCTCGGCCTACGCGGGCACCGACGGCGACCCGGCCACCGCCTGGACGGCGCCGCAGCGGGTGGTGCAGCACAAGACCCCGCCGACGCTGACGCTGAGGCTGCCTCGACCCACCGAGGTCACCGGGTTGCGGCTGGTGCCCAGCCGGGCGGCGCTGCCCGTGCGTCCGACGATGGTGGCCGTCAACCTCGGTGACGGCCCGCAAGTGGCGGCGGTCAAGGCCGATTCAGGCGGGGCGCAGACGCTCGCGCTGAAGCCCCGGGTGACCGACACGGTGACGCTCAGCCTGCTGGACTGGGACGACGTCATCGACCGCAACGCGTTGGGCTTCGACCAGCTCAAGCCGCCCGGGCTGGCCGAGGTGGCCGCGCTCGGCGCCGACGGCAACGCGATCGCGCCCGCCGACGCCGCCCGCAACCGCGGCCGGGAGATCTCCCTCGGGTGCGATCGCGGCCCGGTCATCGCGGTCGCGGGCCGGTTCGTGCACACCGCGATCCACACCACCGTCGGGGCGATACTGGACGATCAGCCCCTGGCGGCGGTGCCGTGCGACCGCGATCCGATCGCGCTGCCCGCCGGCGACCAGGAGCTGCTGATCAGCCCGGGGGCGCAGTTCGTCGTCGACGGGGCCCAACTGTCGACCTCGCGGGCCCCCGAAAGCGCGCGGGCCGAACGTCTTTCGTCCTGGCGGGCATGGGGACCGGCCCGGCGCGAGGTCCAGGCTCCCCCGTCGGCCACCCCCCGGGTGATGGTCATCCCGGAAAGCATCAACCCCGGCTGGGTGGCGCGCACCGGCAGCGGGGCCCGGCTGACGCCGATCGCCGTCAACGGCTGGCAGCAGGGGTGGGTGGTCCCCGCGGGCGACCCCGGCACCATCACGCTGACGTTCGCCTCCAACCCGCTCTACGGCGCGGGACTGGTGGTGGGACTGGCCTTGTTGCCGCTGCTGGCGCTGCTGGCGTTCTGGCGCACCCGAACCCGCGACGCGGGCGCCCCCACGCAACCATGGCGGCCCGGGGCATGGGCGGCGGTCCCGGCGCTGGCCGCCGGGGCGCTGATCGCCGGCGCCGGCGGCGTCGTCGTGATGGGCGCCGCCCTGGGGTTGCGCTACGCGCTGCGCGCCCGGCGCTGGGAACGCCTCGCCCTGGTGGGCAGCGCCGGCGGGCTGATTGTGGCCGGGGCGGCGTTGTCGCGCCAGCCCTGGCGCTCGGCGGACGGCTACGCGGGTCATTCGGCGAACGTCCAACTGCTGGCGCTGGTTTCGCTCGCGGTGCTGACCGCCTCGGTGATCGTCATGCCCGACCGGGAGCGCCGGCCCGGCGACGAATAG
- a CDS encoding lipase maturation factor family protein has translation MTWFSAPEYWVGRLVLERGAAAIYLLAFVAAAAQFRALIGEHGMLPIPRFVAAQSFWRTPSIFHLRYSDRLFAAVAWFGAALSAAVAAGVADAAPLWAAMAMWLVLWVLYLSIVNVGQTWYSFGWESLLLETGFLMIFLGNNDVAPPVLTLWMVRLLLFRVEFGAGLIKMRGDPCWRDLTCLYYHHETQPMPGPLSWFFHHLPKPLHRVEVAGNHFAQLIVPFGLFAPQPVASVAAAIIVITQLWLVASGNFAWLNWVTILLACSAIDDASVASLLPGGLVPAHDGPAAPAWFAVLVAAVSAAVLFMSYWPIRNMLSSRQRMNMSFNSFHLVNTYGAFGSIGRIRREVVIEGTDDDQLSDQTVWREYEFKGKPGGPRRLPRQWAPYHLRLDWLMWFAAISPGYAQPWLRPFLQRLLRNDRPTLRLLRHNPFPDAPPRFVRAQLYQYRFTTPAELRRDRAWWHRALVGGYAPPMTLSTPTTTN, from the coding sequence ATGACCTGGTTTTCCGCGCCCGAATACTGGGTGGGCAGACTGGTCCTCGAGCGCGGCGCCGCGGCGATCTATCTGCTGGCGTTCGTCGCGGCGGCCGCGCAATTCCGCGCACTCATCGGCGAACACGGGATGCTGCCCATTCCCCGGTTTGTGGCGGCGCAGTCGTTTTGGCGCACGCCGAGCATCTTTCATCTGCGCTACTCCGATCGGCTGTTCGCGGCGGTCGCCTGGTTCGGCGCGGCACTGTCGGCGGCCGTCGCCGCCGGCGTGGCCGACGCGGCGCCGCTGTGGGCCGCGATGGCGATGTGGCTCGTGCTGTGGGTGCTCTATCTGTCGATCGTGAACGTCGGGCAGACCTGGTACTCGTTCGGTTGGGAGTCGTTGCTTCTCGAGACCGGGTTTTTGATGATCTTTCTCGGCAACAACGACGTGGCGCCCCCGGTGCTGACGTTGTGGATGGTCCGATTGCTGTTGTTCCGAGTCGAATTCGGTGCGGGGCTGATCAAGATGCGCGGCGATCCGTGCTGGCGCGACCTGACGTGTCTGTACTACCACCATGAGACGCAGCCCATGCCCGGGCCGCTGAGCTGGTTCTTCCACCATCTACCCAAACCGCTGCACCGGGTCGAGGTGGCGGGCAACCATTTCGCGCAGCTGATCGTGCCGTTCGGATTGTTCGCGCCGCAGCCGGTGGCCAGCGTGGCCGCGGCGATCATCGTCATCACGCAGCTGTGGCTGGTCGCGTCGGGCAACTTCGCCTGGCTGAACTGGGTGACGATTCTGTTGGCGTGCAGCGCCATCGACGACGCGTCGGTCGCGTCGCTGCTTCCCGGGGGGCTGGTCCCGGCGCACGACGGCCCGGCGGCGCCCGCGTGGTTTGCGGTCCTGGTTGCCGCGGTGTCGGCGGCGGTGCTGTTCATGAGCTACTGGCCGATTCGGAACATGTTGTCGTCGCGCCAGCGAATGAACATGTCGTTCAACTCATTTCACTTGGTGAACACCTACGGGGCCTTCGGCAGCATCGGGCGGATCCGTCGGGAGGTGGTGATCGAGGGCACCGACGATGACCAGCTCAGCGACCAGACCGTCTGGCGGGAATACGAATTCAAAGGCAAGCCGGGTGGGCCGCGCCGGCTGCCGCGACAGTGGGCCCCCTATCATCTGCGCCTGGACTGGCTGATGTGGTTCGCCGCGATCTCGCCGGGCTACGCGCAGCCCTGGCTGCGGCCGTTCCTGCAGCGGCTGCTGCGCAACGACCGGCCGACCCTGCGTCTGTTGCGCCACAACCCGTTCCCGGATGCGCCGCCGCGGTTTGTGCGCGCCCAGCTCTACCAGTATCGCTTCACCACCCCGGCCGAGCTGCGCCGAGACCGGGCGTGGTGGCATCGCGCCCTGGTGGGTGGCTATGCGCCGCCCATGACGTTGTCGACACCTACCACCACCAATTGA
- a CDS encoding PPE family protein produces MEFGALPPEINSGRIYSGPGPAPLLAAAAAWDGLASELRATAASYGSVVAELRTAWNGPSSTSMAAAAAPYVAWLIGSAAQAEQSASQAKAAAGAYEAVFAATVPPPVIAANRALLATLVATNILGQNTPAIAATEAQYAEMWAQDAAAMYGYAGSSAAATQLAPFTTPPTTTDGSAETNQAAAVASAAQSSASSNVESAVSQALSQAPAAAQTAATATATTSPGVSLGLGEATGGLKSFNSFLSTLTGPYSPLGVADAGKGFYQLALNTKAMGGNVQSVDPTLHPKGLHGVLAPLLHSDLLTGSTSFQAPSAGTVSAAVGRAGVVGSLSVPANWASAAPAIRTLAAELPETMLDAAPAMTMSPGQGLLGPTALSSLAGRAVGSSATRAVAGPAVRVPGAVAVDDIATTSTVIVIPPNPK; encoded by the coding sequence ATGGAATTCGGAGCGTTACCGCCGGAGATCAACTCCGGCAGGATCTACTCAGGCCCCGGGCCGGCCCCGTTGTTGGCCGCCGCGGCCGCCTGGGACGGATTAGCGTCCGAATTACGCGCCACGGCAGCGTCTTACGGGTCCGTCGTCGCAGAGCTGAGAACCGCGTGGAATGGCCCCTCGTCGACGTCAATGGCGGCCGCGGCCGCGCCGTACGTCGCGTGGCTGATCGGCAGCGCCGCGCAGGCCGAGCAGTCGGCCAGTCAGGCGAAGGCGGCGGCGGGCGCGTATGAGGCCGTCTTCGCGGCCACGGTGCCGCCGCCGGTGATCGCGGCCAACCGGGCGTTGTTGGCGACACTGGTCGCGACCAACATCCTGGGCCAAAACACCCCGGCCATCGCGGCCACCGAGGCCCAGTACGCCGAGATGTGGGCCCAAGACGCGGCCGCGATGTATGGCTATGCGGGTTCCTCGGCGGCCGCGACTCAACTGGCCCCGTTCACCACGCCGCCGACGACCACCGACGGCAGCGCGGAAACCAACCAGGCCGCCGCGGTCGCCTCGGCTGCCCAGTCCTCGGCGAGTTCGAACGTGGAATCCGCGGTCTCCCAGGCGCTCTCGCAGGCCCCGGCCGCGGCACAAACCGCGGCGACGGCGACGGCGACGACGTCGCCGGGAGTGTCGCTCGGTCTCGGGGAAGCCACGGGGGGCCTGAAGAGTTTCAACAGCTTCCTCAGCACCCTGACCGGGCCCTACTCGCCGCTTGGGGTCGCAGACGCGGGGAAGGGTTTTTATCAGCTTGCGCTCAACACCAAGGCGATGGGCGGCAACGTTCAAAGTGTCGACCCCACACTGCATCCCAAGGGTCTCCATGGGGTTCTGGCCCCGTTGCTGCACAGCGATCTGCTGACCGGCTCCACCTCCTTTCAGGCGCCGAGTGCGGGAACGGTGTCGGCGGCGGTGGGTCGTGCCGGTGTCGTCGGATCGTTGTCGGTTCCCGCGAACTGGGCCTCGGCCGCGCCCGCGATCAGGACCCTGGCCGCCGAGTTGCCCGAGACGATGCTGGACGCCGCACCGGCGATGACGATGAGCCCCGGCCAGGGCCTGCTCGGCCCCACCGCCCTGTCGAGCCTGGCCGGACGCGCCGTCGGGAGCAGCGCCACCCGCGCGGTGGCCGGGCCGGCGGTCCGGGTGCCCGGGGCGGTGGCCGTTGATGACATCGCCACCACCTCCACGGTCATCGTGATCCCGCCGAACCCGAAATAA
- a CDS encoding glycoside hydrolase family 3 N-terminal domain-containing protein, with protein MAFSRTFAVLAAASALVAGCGHHPAPPAHSSTSSKPAAAPAPPVCADPAAVPAALGIRDKLAQLLMVGVKNADDARAVVNGYHVGGIFIGSWTDLAIFQGPLADISAKAGPLPLAVSVDEEGGRVSRLKTLIGTSPPARELAQTQTVQQVHDLAADRGRKMRDLGITVDFAPVVDVSDEDDDAVIGNRSFGADPQTVTDYAGAYARGLRDAGLLPVLKHFPGHGHGSGDSHTGGVVTPPLADLQTSDLVPYRSLVAAAPVAVMVGHLQVPGLTGDVPASLSPEAVQLLRNGVGYKGPPFTGPVFSDDLSSMAAISDRYGVSEAVLRSLLAGVDVALWVTTDEVPAVLDRLQKAVASGELPARRVDEALVRVAKMKGPGPTCGH; from the coding sequence ATGGCATTTTCGCGCACCTTCGCCGTGCTCGCGGCCGCGTCGGCGCTGGTGGCCGGCTGCGGCCACCACCCGGCGCCACCCGCCCACTCGTCGACGTCGAGCAAGCCGGCGGCCGCGCCCGCGCCCCCGGTGTGCGCCGACCCGGCGGCGGTGCCGGCCGCGCTGGGCATCCGCGACAAGCTGGCCCAACTCCTGATGGTGGGCGTGAAGAACGCCGACGACGCCCGGGCCGTCGTCAACGGCTACCACGTCGGCGGGATCTTCATCGGCAGCTGGACCGACCTCGCAATCTTCCAGGGGCCGTTGGCGGACATCAGCGCCAAGGCGGGACCGCTGCCGCTGGCGGTCAGCGTCGACGAAGAGGGTGGGCGGGTGTCGCGGCTGAAGACCCTGATCGGGACGTCGCCGCCGGCCCGGGAGCTGGCGCAGACACAAACCGTCCAGCAGGTCCACGATTTGGCCGCCGACCGCGGCCGCAAGATGCGCGACCTGGGCATCACCGTCGACTTCGCTCCCGTGGTCGACGTCAGCGACGAGGACGACGACGCCGTCATCGGCAACCGTTCCTTCGGCGCGGACCCGCAGACGGTGACCGACTACGCCGGGGCGTACGCGCGGGGCCTCCGCGACGCCGGGCTGCTGCCGGTGCTCAAGCATTTCCCCGGGCACGGGCACGGCTCGGGTGATTCGCACACCGGCGGTGTGGTCACGCCGCCGCTCGCCGACCTGCAGACCAGTGACCTGGTGCCCTACCGGTCGCTGGTGGCCGCGGCGCCGGTCGCGGTGATGGTGGGCCACCTGCAGGTCCCGGGCCTCACCGGCGATGTCCCCGCCAGCCTGAGCCCCGAGGCGGTGCAATTGCTGCGAAACGGCGTCGGCTACAAGGGTCCGCCGTTCACCGGCCCGGTGTTCAGCGACGACCTGTCCAGCATGGCCGCCATCTCCGACCGGTACGGGGTGTCGGAGGCGGTGCTGCGCAGCCTGTTGGCCGGCGTCGACGTCGCGCTGTGGGTCACCACCGACGAGGTGCCCGCGGTGCTGGACCGCTTGCAAAAGGCCGTCGCCTCAGGCGAACTGCCGGCACGCCGGGTGGACGAGGCGCTGGTGCGGGTGGCGAAGATGAAGGGCCCCGGCCCGACCTGCGGGCACTAG
- a CDS encoding DUF2613 family protein — MSGFTVAAAASIAAGLAVGIATTVGITLAVADDTAVPAQAPARPALPYQVQYGDRCFHGHCLHW, encoded by the coding sequence ATGAGCGGTTTCACGGTGGCGGCCGCGGCCAGCATCGCGGCGGGGTTGGCCGTCGGGATCGCGACGACGGTCGGCATCACGCTCGCGGTGGCCGACGACACCGCCGTCCCGGCGCAGGCGCCGGCGCGCCCGGCGTTGCCCTATCAGGTGCAATACGGCGACCGCTGTTTCCACGGACACTGTCTGCACTGGTGA